The Clostridiales bacterium FE2011 sequence TGGCACCGAACTTGGAAGCCAGCTTGTTCTTGATCACGTCCAGATGCATTTCGCCCTGGCCGCTCAGTTCGGTTTCAGTGGTCTCAGCATTCTTTTCAATCTTGATGGAAGGATCTTCTTCCGCCAGACGGTTCAGGCCGCTGAACACCTTATCTTCTTCACCCTGCTTCGCGGCGAATACAGCCTTGGAGATGCAGGGAGCCGGGAACTCGATTGTCGGATAGATAATCGGGTTGTTCGGGTCGCACAGCGTATCACCGGTAGAGGTGAACTGCAGCTTTGCCAGGGCGCCCAGGTCGCCGGCATGAAGCTTATCAACGTTGGTCTGCTTATTGCCCTTCAGGGTGAACACGCCGCCGGCCTTCTCGGTCTTTTCCTTGTTGGCGTTATACAGCTGCGTGGCGGAAGTCAGCATACCGGAGAAGATCCGGAACAGGCTCAGCTTTCCGACGAAGGGGTCAGCGATGGTCTTGAACACCAGGGCGGAGAAGGGTTCCTCGTCCTTGCAGACGCGCTGGATCTCTTCACCGTTCTTGGGGTTCTTACCGGTCTGGAACAGGCCTTCATGAGCAGGAGAAGGCAGATACTTGGCCATCAGGTCCAGCGTACGGGCGATACCCACGCCGGTCACGGCGGAGCAGGCCACGACGGGAACGATGCTGCCGTCCTTCATGCCCTTGCGGAAACCGGCCATGATTTCATCATAGGTCAGTTCTTCGCCTTCCAGGTACTTCATCATCAGATCGTCGTCAGCGGCGGCAGCCTGTTCGGTCAGATATTCGAAAGCTTCGTTTACTTCTGCTTCCAGCTCTGCGGGCATCGGAACTTCCAGGCTCTTCTTGTAAGCACCTTCATAGGCTTTCTTTTCCAGAACGTTCACAACGCCCCGGAAGCTTGCGCCCTGTCCGAGAGGCAGCAGGATCGGCACCACGCTGGAGCCGTACTTTTCACGAAGCTGGGTAGTCACTTTTTCAAAGTTGGCATGCTCACGGTCCATCTGGTTCACGATGAACATACGGCCAAGATTGTGAGCACCCGCATAATCCCAAGCCTTTTCGGCGCCGACGCTCAGGCCGTTCACGCCACCGACCACGATAACCGCGGTCTCGATCACGCGCAGGGGCCCCATCAGTTCGCCGATGAAATCAAAATAACCGGGTACGTCGATGACGTTGATAACCTTTCCATTCCAGGGGATAGGAGCATAGGAAGCGCTGATGGAAAAGCCGCGCTTTTTCTCCTCGGGATCAAAGTCGGAAACTGTGGTACCGTCCTCCACTTTGCCCTGACGGTCCGTCATGCCGGCAGCGAAGAGCATCGCCTCGGTCAGCGTGGTCTTGCCCTCGCTGCCATGCCCCATGAAGGCAACGTTACGAATGTTACTGGTTGCGAATTCAGCCATTGTTGTCATTCCTCCTTATTTATTTAAACGATAATCATCCCGCTTTCCGAATTCGCGAAAAGCCGGATCAATAGCTAAATGAGAGTATACCATATTCAGGTACAAAAGAAAAGGAAAAATATATTTTTCGGTCAGTTCTAAGCCAGAAAACCAATGTTGCCGCAGTCTCCGGCGGCTGATTAATCTTTTTCGCGGCCGCAGCCGCTTATTCTTAAGTCTTAAGTTTTCAGTTTTAAGTATTCATTAAATGGAAAAGGCTGCTGAATCATTCATTCAGCAGCTTTTCCATTAGTTTAATTTCCCTCTCTCCCCCGCTTGTCTGCAGCTCCACACTTCCGGGGCCTTCATCGTTCAGCAGGTTTTCCCTGTCCAGCACTCTTCTCAGTTGGCGGGCTGTACCCGCGTTTCCGTCAGTAATGGCAATCCGTTCCGGCAGCAGTTCCCGGATCATATCCTTCAGGAACACATAATGCGTGCAGCCAAGTACGACTGCGTCCACCTTTTCTGCCGGATACCGGGCAAACAGTTCTTTCAGGTATTGCAGAGCGCCATCCCTGTCATCTGCCTCCACCAGTTCCATCAATCCGGGACAAGGCACTTTCACCGCACCTTCTCCATACTGCTTCATCAGGTTTTCAAACTTCTCCTGATGCAGTGTCAGCGGCGTAGCCAGTACCAGCACACTGCCGTTCTTTCTCATCCTGGCGGCAGGCTTCAGGGCAGGTTCCATTCCAACCACAGGAATGGTCAGTTCTTCCCGCAGAACAGCCGCAGCTGCTCCTGTAGCGGTATTGCATGCAATCACCAGCGCCTTGATATGCTGCTCTGTCAGTTTATCAACCACATTCCTCACGCATCCAATAACCTCTTCAGTGCTCTTGGTTCCGTAAGGGGCATTTGCCATGTCTCCGTAATAGATAAAGCGCTCATCCG is a genomic window containing:
- the murI gene encoding glutamate racemase; translation: MNQKRDPIGVLDSGVGGISTLREMVRELPDERFIYYGDMANAPYGTKSTEEVIGCVRNVVDKLTEQHIKALVIACNTATGAAAAVLREELTIPVVGMEPALKPAARMRKNGSVLVLATPLTLHQEKFENLMKQYGEGAVKVPCPGLMELVEADDRDGALQYLKELFARYPAEKVDAVVLGCTHYVFLKDMIRELLPERIAITDGNAGTARQLRRVLDRENLLNDEGPGSVELQTSGGEREIKLMEKLLNE
- the fusA gene encoding elongation factor G — translated: MAEFATSNIRNVAFMGHGSEGKTTLTEAMLFAAGMTDRQGKVEDGTTVSDFDPEEKKRGFSISASYAPIPWNGKVINVIDVPGYFDFIGELMGPLRVIETAVIVVGGVNGLSVGAEKAWDYAGAHNLGRMFIVNQMDREHANFEKVTTQLREKYGSSVVPILLPLGQGASFRGVVNVLEKKAYEGAYKKSLEVPMPAELEAEVNEAFEYLTEQAAAADDDLMMKYLEGEELTYDEIMAGFRKGMKDGSIVPVVACSAVTGVGIARTLDLMAKYLPSPAHEGLFQTGKNPKNGEEIQRVCKDEEPFSALVFKTIADPFVGKLSLFRIFSGMLTSATQLYNANKEKTEKAGGVFTLKGNKQTNVDKLHAGDLGALAKLQFTSTGDTLCDPNNPIIYPTIEFPAPCISKAVFAAKQGEEDKVFSGLNRLAEEDPSIKIEKNAETTETELSGQGEMHLDVIKNKLASKFGANAVLQDPKIPYRETIRKTVKVQGRHKKQTGGHGQFGDVWIEFSPITDSDADFEFEDAVVGGVVPRNFIPSVEKGLRENIVKGVLAGYPMVHLHAKLYDGSYHPVDSSEMAFKTAARIAYKKGCMEASPVLLEPIMHVDVLVPNEYMGDIMGDMNKRRGRIMGMNQVNGMQQLEAEAPLAEMFKYATDLRSMTQARGSFSMKFERYEEVPQVEAQKIIANAKIEDDEEE